The following coding sequences are from one Procambarus clarkii isolate CNS0578487 chromosome 86, FALCON_Pclarkii_2.0, whole genome shotgun sequence window:
- the LOC138358787 gene encoding uncharacterized protein has product MGRLLDTAPCVTIQLHVSRYSPMCHDTAPCVTIQPHVSRYSSMCHDTAPCVTIQPHVSRYSPMCHDTAPCVTIQPHVSRYSPMCHDTAPCVTIQLHVSRYSPMCHDTAPCVTIQPHVSRYSPMCHDTAPCVTIQPHVSRYSSMCHDTAPCVTIQPHVSRYSPMCHDTAPCVTIQPHVSRYSSMCHDTAPCVTIQLHVSPGVLGLTRTHITV; this is encoded by the coding sequence ATGGGGAGGCTTCTTGATACAGCCCCATGTGTCACGATACAGCTCCATGTGTCACGATACAGCCCCATGTGTCACGATACAGCCCCATGTGTCACGATACAGCCCCATGTGTCACGATACAGCTCCATGTGTCACGATACAGCTCCATGTGTCACGATACAGCCCCATGTGTCACGATACAGCCCCATGTGTCACGATACAGCCCCATGTGTCACGATACAGCCCCATGTGTCACGATACAGCCCCATGTGTCACGATACAGCTCCATGTGTCACGATACAGCTCCATGTGTCACGATACAGCCCCATGTGTCACGATACAGCCCCATGTGTCACGATACAGCCCCATGTGTCACGATACAGCCCCATGTGTCACGATACAGCCCCATGTGTCACGATACAGCCCCATGTGTCACGATACAGCTCCATGTGTCACGATACAGCCCCATGTGTCACGATACAGCCCCATGTGTCACGATACAGCCCCATGTGTCACGATACAGCCCCATGTGTCACGATACAGCCCCATGTGTCACGATACAGCTCCATGTGTCACGATACAGCCCCATGTGTCACGATACAGCTCCATGTGTCACCAGGCGTGTTGGGATTGACACGTACACATATAACTGTATAG
- the LOC138358788 gene encoding repetin-like produces MEPGGWRRGYKQQGTTQQQGPSQQQGTTQQQEQHSNKEQHSNKEQHNNKEHHSNKAQHSNKNYTATRNNTATRTTQQQGTTQQQGTTQQQGTTQQQGTSQQQGTTQQQGTTQQQGTTQQQGTSQQQGTTQQQGQHSNKEQHSNKEHHSNKEQHSNKDNTATRTTQQQGTTQQQGTTQQQGTSQQQGTTQQQGTSQHQGTTQQQGTTQQQEQHSNKEHHSNKEQHSNKDNTATRTTQQQGTTQQQEQHSNKEHHSNKEQHSNKELHSNKEQHSNKEQHSNKEQHSNKEHHSNKEQHSNKDNTATRTTQQQGTTQQQGTTQQQGTTQQQGQHSNKEQHSNKDNTATRTTQQQGTTQQQGTTQQQERYREISMRKSTEAVMRIQTNALDIPRPTL; encoded by the exons ATGGAGCCCGGGGGATGGAGGAGGGGATATAAG CAACAAGGAACAACACAGCAACAAGGACCATCACAGCAACAAggcacaacacagcaacaagaacaacacagcaacaaggaacaacacagcaacaaggaacaacacaacaacaaggaacatcacagcaacaaggcacaacacagcaacaagaaCTACACAGCAACAAGGAACAACACAGCAACAAGGACAACACAGCAACAAGGAACAACACAGCAACAAGGAACAACACAGCAACAAGGAACAACACAGCAACAAGGAACATCACAGCAACAAGGAACAACACAGCAACAAGGAACAACACAGCAACAAGGAACAACACAGCAACAAGGAACATCACAGCAACAAGGAACAACACAGCAACAAGGACAACACAGCAACAAGGAACAACACAGCAACAAGGAACATCACAGCAACAAGGAACAACACAGCAATAAGGACAACACAGCAACAAGGACAACACAGCAACAAGGAACAACACAGCAACAAGGAACAACACAGCAACAAGGAACATCACAGCAACAAGGAACAACACAGCAACAAGGAACATCACAGCATCAAGGAACAACACAGCAACAAGGAACAACACAGCAACAAGAACAACACAGCAACAAGGAACATCACAGCAACAAGGAACAACACAGCAACAAGGACAACACAGCAACAAGGACAACACAGCAACAAGGAACAACACAGCAACAAGAACAACACAGCAACAAGGAACATCACAGCAACAAGGAACAACACAGCAACAAGGAACTACACAGCAACAAGGAACAACACAGCAACAAGGAACAACACAGCAACAAGGAACAACACAGCAACAAGGAACATCACAGCAACAAGGAACAACACAGCAACAAGGACAACACAGCAACAAGGACAACACAGCAACAAGGAACAACACAGCAACaaggaacaacacaacaacaaggaACAACACAGCAACAAGGACAACACAGCAACAAGGAACAACACAGCAACAAGGACAACACAGCAACAAGGACAACACAGCAACAAGGAACAACACAGCAACAAGGAACAACACAGCAACAAGAACGCTATCGTgagatatcaatgagaaaatccacagaagccgtgatgaggattcaaaccaatGCGCTGGACATTCCCAGACCCACACTTTAG